In Shewanella sp. MR-4, the genomic stretch AAGGCTGTTCTTTTCCTGACGCATTTTAGTGGCGAGTATTATTCTTGATAATTCAATGCTTCATCTTTGCTGTGAAAGATTGGGCGTATACGCCAAGCTAGGTCGAAACGTTATTTCTCTCCCACAAAAAAGGCGCTAATGCGCCTTTTTGATGGATAAGTCAGAGGAGTAAAGCTACTCGCTTAGGGTTTATCTTGCTCAACTTGGGTTGATTTATCGCGATTTTCAATCTCCGTATCCGCAGACTTATCGGCATCGGGTGAGGAATTCGCGCGATTATCGGTCTTTAACTGCTTTTCTTTATCGTGCTGACCAAACTGTGGCAGTTTGAATTTGGCACTGTATTTCAGTGCGGCAAGATTGCTGGCAATCACACCCACCACCAAAATAATAATGATCCACACTTCTAAGCTCGACATGACAACTCCTTATTGAGCAACGCCCTGATTAATCAACGGCTAAACGCTGCTCACACTTACGAATATCTTCTGGCGTGTCAACTTCGATTGAGTCGAAGGCGCTGATGGCGACTTTGATCTTATGGCCATGTTCTAGGGCGCGTAGCTGCTCTAATTTTTCCAGATCTTCGAGACGACCTAAGGGGAGGGCGGCGAAGGCTTGCACGAATCTGCGGGTGTAAGCATACACGCCTAAGTGCTTGTAAACTGGATAATCTTTGGTATCGCGGCCGAAGGGAATACGTGCGCGGGAGAAATACAGCGCGTAGTAGTCGTTATCGAATACCATCTTCACATGCATAGGATCGTCGAGCTCGGCTTTGTTGACAATTTCATAGCCGAGGGTCGCCATTTCAAACTCGCCTGGATGGCGTTCGAAGAGGCTGATCACTTGCTCGATGGAAGTCGGGTCGATTAGGGGTTGGTCGCCTTGAAGGTTGATGACCAGATCGTCATCCTTCAAACCTAATTGGTTAATCGCATCATTGATACGGTCTGTGCCCGATGCCGCATCAGGGCTGGTCATAACTACTTTGCCACCGAAGCCTTCTACGGCGCTTTTGATACGCTCATCATCGGTTGCAACATAAATATTGGTGAGGCCTTTGGCTAACGACGCGCGTTCGTACACGTGTTGGATCATCGGCTTGCCGTTAATCGGGGCTAAGGGCTTGCCCGGGAAGCGGCTTGAACCGTAACGCGCCGGGATTAACAGAGTCACATTCATTAAATTATCCTAATTTATCAAAGATATGCAGTGTAGATAGACAAAAGGGCTCACAACGAGCCCTTGTCATCTGCTTGAGAGCTTAAATGCGACGGAACAGCGCAGTCAACATTTCGTCAGTGACTTTTTCTTCCCATGTTGGGCCGTACACGTTTGCCCATAATGGACCCATGCTCTTAGTCACGGCAACCATTTTCGCGATGGTTTCATCTGGCAGATCTTTACAGATGTTCTTCGGCAGAGTGATGTTGTGCTTCTTCATCATCAGACGGAATTCAGCCACACCTTCTGGATAGAATTCTTCTAACACGTCGAAGGCGATACAGTTACCGATACCATGGTGGTAGCCGAGGATGTAAGACAGACCATAAGATACCGCGTGGCATGCACCCACTTGGCTGTAAGCGATACTCATACCGCCCATAAATGACGCCATCATCAGCTTGTCGTCTTTTTCTGGGTGATCTTCTAAGTACACTTGGCGGCAAAGCTCCATGGCTTTTTCGGCGTATGACTTAGAGAATTCGTTTAAGAAGGTACCCTCTAATGATTCAACGCAGTGGATATAGCAATCCATACCTGTGTAGAACCATTGGTCAGTTTCAACGCCATCGATTAACTCAGAGTCCATGATGATTTGGTCGAACACTGTGTAATCTGAGTTAAGACCCAGTTTACGCACTGGACCACATAATACTGCGGTGCGTGACGCTTCAGCACCCGTACCTGAAATAGTTGGAATACCAATGTGGTGAACCGCTGGGTTTTTGATTAAATCCCAACCTTGATACATGGCAGAGCCGCCTGGGTTGGTCAGCATCAGCGATACCGCTTTTGCGACGTCCATGGTTGAACCGCCACC encodes the following:
- a CDS encoding DUF2897 family protein, producing the protein MSSLEVWIIIILVVGVIASNLAALKYSAKFKLPQFGQHDKEKQLKTDNRANSSPDADKSADTEIENRDKSTQVEQDKP
- the kdsB gene encoding 8-amino-3,8-dideoxy-manno-octulosonate cytidylyltransferase KdsB, encoding MNVTLLIPARYGSSRFPGKPLAPINGKPMIQHVYERASLAKGLTNIYVATDDERIKSAVEGFGGKVVMTSPDAASGTDRINDAINQLGLKDDDLVINLQGDQPLIDPTSIEQVISLFERHPGEFEMATLGYEIVNKAELDDPMHVKMVFDNDYYALYFSRARIPFGRDTKDYPVYKHLGVYAYTRRFVQAFAALPLGRLEDLEKLEQLRALEHGHKIKVAISAFDSIEVDTPEDIRKCEQRLAVD
- the kdnB gene encoding 3-deoxy-alpha-D-manno-octulosonate 8-oxidase KdnB, with protein sequence MSFKNFKVVEKMIFGRGSFAQLDEVLAAQRKADDDFVVFLVDDVHQGKPLEARIPVKAQDLLIWVNVDEEPSTIQIDTLTEQVQAFNSKLPVSVVGLGGGSTMDVAKAVSLMLTNPGGSAMYQGWDLIKNPAVHHIGIPTISGTGAEASRTAVLCGPVRKLGLNSDYTVFDQIIMDSELIDGVETDQWFYTGMDCYIHCVESLEGTFLNEFSKSYAEKAMELCRQVYLEDHPEKDDKLMMASFMGGMSIAYSQVGACHAVSYGLSYILGYHHGIGNCIAFDVLEEFYPEGVAEFRLMMKKHNITLPKNICKDLPDETIAKMVAVTKSMGPLWANVYGPTWEEKVTDEMLTALFRRI